Proteins encoded by one window of Melanotaenia boesemani isolate fMelBoe1 chromosome 10, fMelBoe1.pri, whole genome shotgun sequence:
- the ube2na gene encoding ubiquitin-conjugating enzyme E2Na produces MAGLPRRIIKETQRLLAEPVPGIKAEPDESNARYFHVVISGPQDSPFEGGTFKLELFLPEEYPMAAPKVRFMTKIYHPNVDKLGRICLDILKDKWSPALQIRTVLLSIQALLSAPNPDDPLANDVAEKWKSSEAEAIETAKKWTRLYAGSRNEV; encoded by the exons gaAACCCAGCGCTTGCTTGCAGAGCCTGTGCCAGGCATCAAGGCCGAACCAGATGAAAGCAATGCCCGCTACTTTCATGTGGTTATTTCTGGACCTCAGGACTCACCTTTTGAAGGAGGCACATTTAAACTTGAACTCTTTTTACCAGAGGAATATCCCATGGCAGCTCCTAAAGTACGTTTCATGACCAAAATATATCATCCCAATGTGGACAAGCTTGGAAGAATATGTCTGGATATTTTGAAAG ataAATGGTCACCAGCTCTGCAGATTCGTACAGTGCTGCTCTCTATCCAGGCTTTACTAAGTGCTCCTAATCCTGACGATCCTCTAGCAAATGACGTTGCAGAGAAGTGGAAGTCCAGTGAAGCTGAAGCCATAGAAACAG CCAAGAAATGGACCAGGCTTTATGCTGGAAGCAGAAATGAAGTGTAA